TCGCCGCCATCGGCCTCACCCTCCCATGGCCGGTCATCGGCAGCGATGCCGGGCCGCTGCTGCCACCAGTCGGCCCAGATGCTGCCCCAGCGCTCGAGTGCGTCGGCCGGCTCCGTCGCGTAGAGCGCCAGCACGTCGAGTTCGTCGTCGTAGGCGCCTGCGGCGCGCAGCGCATCCGCGCTGGTCCATGCCTGGATGCGCGAACCACCCCAGGACGCGTTGACCAGGCCCATCGGCACGTCGACGTTCTTCTGCAGTTCGCGGGCGAAATACCAGCAGGCGGCGGAGAACTCGCGGATCGAATCCGGGTTCACGCTCTGCCAGCGCGTGTCGCCACCGAATGTCGACTGCGGCGCCGGGCTGGAGGACTGCGGAACGGTCAGCAGACGGATGGTTTCGCTGGCCGCGCCTGCGATCTCGGCCCGCGCATCCAGCGAGCGCCATACCTGCAGTTCCATGTTCGACTGCCCGGAGCACAGCCAGACATCGCCAACGAGCAGGTCGTCGACGGTCCGCGATGCCTCGCCCGTACGCGCGGTCAGGGTGTAAGGCCCGCCGGCCGGCAGCGCCGGCAGCTCGACCGTCCAGCGCCCGTCGGCGCCCGCCTGCGCGCTGCGGCGATGCTGCGCCAGTGCGACCTGTACCGTCGCGCCGGGCGACGCATCACCCCATATCCGGATCGGCTGGTCGCGCTGGAGCACGGCGTGGTCCTGGAACAGCGGATGCAGCAGCGTGGCAGCAGTGTCGTCGGCCATTGCCGGCGCAAGTGGCGCGAGCAGGAGCATCAGCACTGCCAGTCCCCTTCCCTTCCCCGATCGTTCGCTCACTTCGTGTCCCCCGGCGCATGCGGAAATTCCAGCGTCTTGTAGTGTTCGAGCGCATGCGGCGGCGGCGCGGCGCCCGCGGGCAGCGGCATCCCGGAGATCGACTGGAAGTACGCCACGCTGGCATCGCGCCACCACTGCGCCTCGTCCTGCTGGATCGCGAGGAACGCCGCGACCTGCGCATGGCGCCCGGCATCGATGCGGCCGTCGAGACCGGACCAGGCGGCGCGCATGTCGCGCACGGCATCCACCCCGCGGTCGTAGCGAAACACCAGCTCGTCCCACAGCCTGCGCCCACTGCGCATCGGGTGGTCCCAGGGCACGTGGTGGAACCACAGCAGCAGCTCTTCCGGCGTTTGCGCGACGTCGTCGAAGACACCGGCCACCGGGGCCGCGTACTGCGAGACCGCATCGCTGCCGCGGCGCGTGCGGTCGAAGCCGATGCCGTTGCGGTCCGCCCGGTGGAAATACACCGAGGTCCAGTCCGCGCGCGGCCCGCCGTCCACCCACGGGCCCGGGCCGTAGTGATGGCCGCGTCCCATCAGGTGATGCAGGCCGAGCGCACCGGTGTAGTCCACCACCGCCTCGCGCGAGGCCATCATCATGCCGACCACCGGCTCGACCACGGCGGCGTCGTTCGAGAATGTCATCCGTGTCCACTCGACCGCGATGTCGCGTGACGACAGCTCCGGATTCCATGCCAGCCGGCCGAACGCATACCAGTTGGCCTGGTCGAAATGCGAACCGCTCCAGTTGCGGTCGCTGCCGATGTTGGCGACGCCGGCGATCCCCGTGAGCGCGTGGCCGTGCAGTGAGCCGTCGATCACCCGCGCGACGCTGGAGCCCGGGCCCTGCACGTGGGTGTCGGCGCGCAGCACCTCCTCGTAAAGCGGGCCGGTGTAGGCGAGGTGCGTGGAGAAACCCAGATACTCCTTGGTGATCTGGAACTCCATCATCAGTGGTGTCCGCGGCATCGCGCCGAACAGCGGATGGAAGGGCTCGCGCGGCTGGAAGTCGATCGGGCCGTTCTTGACCTGGACCAGCACGTTGTCGCGGAAGCGCCCGTCGAGCGGCACGAACTCGTTGTAGGCCTGCCTGGCGCGGTCGACCGGCTCCTCGTCGGAATAGACGAAGGCACGCCACATCACGATTCCGCCATGGGGCGCGAGCGCATCGGCCAGCATGTTGGCGCCATCGGCGTGGCTGCGGCCGTAGTCCTGCGGGCCGGGCTGACCCTCGGAGTTGGCCTTGACCAGGAAGCCGCCGAAGTCGGGGATCGCGCTGTAGATCTCATCCGCCTTCGCGCGCCACCAGGCCTGGACCGCGGGATCGACGGGGTCGGCCGTGGCGAGACCGCCGATCTGCATCGGCGCACTGAAGCGCGCGCTCAGGTAGACCTTCATGCCGTAGGGGCGCAACACGCCGGCGATCGCCGCGACCTTCTCCAGGTACATGGGTGTCAGCACGTCTGCATTCGCATTGACGTTGTTGAGCACGGCGCCGTTGATGCCGATGGAGGCATTGGCCCGCGCATAGTCGGTATAGCGCGGGTCCAGCCAGCCCGGCAGGCGATGCCAGTCCCAGATCGACTGTCCCGAATAGCCGCGTTCGACGTAGCGGTCGAGGTCGTCCCAATGGTTGAGTACCCGCACCTGCAGGCGCGGCGCCTCGCGGATGTCGAGGTCGGCGAGCGGTTGGCCGGTCTGCAGCAGGCGCAGCAGATGGAAGGCGCCATAGAGCACGCCGATATCGTCGTTGGCCGCCACCACCGTCGTCGCATGGCCATCGACGATGGCGCTGCGGATCCGGTAGCCCTCGCGCCCCAGTCCTTCCAGGTCGAGACCCAGGCGGGCAATCTGCGACGAAGACGCCGGCGTGCCGACGAGCAGCGCGGCATCCTCGGTCACCGTATCGGCGCCGACCGGCGCAACTCCGGACAACGCCTGCAGACCACGCAGAAGCTCACGTCGCGTCGCCGCCTGGACCGGCGATTCCGATCCGGCCACGAGCTGCGCGATGCCCGGGCCGTGCGAATCCGGATCGGCCACGACTGCCGGCGCGTAGCGCAGCCACAGCTCGTAGCCGTCCTCGGCGTGCAACGCAGGCATCGCGGCCAGCAGTACGCCCCAGCACACCAGCGCAGCCACGGTTCTGGCGATGCGCGGTGGACGCGGATCGTCCCCCGCATGGGTTAGCGTTAACATCCACGGCATATGGATCCCCCCCGGGAACCGGCTTTCATGCGATGGGCCCGCCCTGCGCCAAGGTCGGCCCGTCGCCTGGCAAGTGAAGGAACGAACGTTGGAGAAACCCAGGAAATCGGTCCGCCGCAAGACACGCGGCGTGACCATCGCGGAAGTGGCGGCCCACGCCGGCGTGTCGCCGATGACGATCTCGCGGGTGATCAACAACCAGGGCAAGGTGCGCGAGAGCACGCGCGAACGCGTGCTCAGCGCGGTGCGCGAACTCCACTACACGCCCAATCTGGCGGCGAGCTCGCTGGCTGCCGCGCAGCACACGCGCATCGCGCTGGTCTATACCAATCCCAGCGGCGCC
The genomic region above belongs to Luteimonas chenhongjianii and contains:
- a CDS encoding alpha-glucuronidase family glycosyl hydrolase produces the protein MPALHAEDGYELWLRYAPAVVADPDSHGPGIAQLVAGSESPVQAATRRELLRGLQALSGVAPVGADTVTEDAALLVGTPASSSQIARLGLDLEGLGREGYRIRSAIVDGHATTVVAANDDIGVLYGAFHLLRLLQTGQPLADLDIREAPRLQVRVLNHWDDLDRYVERGYSGQSIWDWHRLPGWLDPRYTDYARANASIGINGAVLNNVNANADVLTPMYLEKVAAIAGVLRPYGMKVYLSARFSAPMQIGGLATADPVDPAVQAWWRAKADEIYSAIPDFGGFLVKANSEGQPGPQDYGRSHADGANMLADALAPHGGIVMWRAFVYSDEEPVDRARQAYNEFVPLDGRFRDNVLVQVKNGPIDFQPREPFHPLFGAMPRTPLMMEFQITKEYLGFSTHLAYTGPLYEEVLRADTHVQGPGSSVARVIDGSLHGHALTGIAGVANIGSDRNWSGSHFDQANWYAFGRLAWNPELSSRDIAVEWTRMTFSNDAAVVEPVVGMMMASREAVVDYTGALGLHHLMGRGHHYGPGPWVDGGPRADWTSVYFHRADRNGIGFDRTRRGSDAVSQYAAPVAGVFDDVAQTPEELLLWFHHVPWDHPMRSGRRLWDELVFRYDRGVDAVRDMRAAWSGLDGRIDAGRHAQVAAFLAIQQDEAQWWRDASVAYFQSISGMPLPAGAAPPPHALEHYKTLEFPHAPGDTK